The Arachis ipaensis cultivar K30076 chromosome B07, Araip1.1, whole genome shotgun sequence genome includes a window with the following:
- the LOC110265105 gene encoding uncharacterized protein LOC110265105, which translates to MVQGKKKLPGSLSFGGMPSWITPYPTPFNPLQCNFKNGKSERESEETEKRIEEAGAVRRQCRLPGARRRAASRRRPVQGAEPVLPSEMKRTLPALSRLVAAELAVGDRHSLTTAASPFMKLLLPP; encoded by the exons ATGGTACAAGGTAAGAAGAAGCTTCCAGGGTCTTTGAGTTTCGGTGGGATGCCTTCTTGGATCACT CCGTACCCCACCCCTTTCAACCCCCTTCAGTGTAACTTCAAAAATGGGAAATCAGAGAGGGAGAGTGAGGAAACGGAGAAGAGAATAGAGGAAGCAGGGGCTGTTCGCCGTCAGTGCCGCCTCCCTGGAGCTCGCCGCCGAGCTGCTTCACGGCGTCGTCCCGTCCAAGGAGCCGAGCCCGTGTTGCCGTC GGAAATGAAGAGGACGCTGCCAGCTCTGTCACGCCTGGTCGCTGCCGAGCTCGCCGTCGGAGACCGCCATTCCCTCACCACTGCTGCGTCGCCGTTCATGAAGCTTCTGTTGCCGCCATGA